Part of the Pyxidicoccus trucidator genome is shown below.
AGCCTGATGCGCGCGTTGATGAAGAGCGTTGGCCTTGCCGCCGTCCTGTCCGGGCTGGGGTTGGCCCATGGCCAGACCGCCAGCCCGCCCTCCGGGCAGAGCGGCAACCTTGCCCCCGGCCGCGCGGAAGGCAGCCAGCAGTCGGTGCCCCGACAGGGGCCCAACCCCACGGGTGCACCTGTCGAGACGGCGCCGCCCAACGTGCCTGAGTTCAAGCCCGCCTTCCCGGGGCAGACGCGGGCGCCGGCCGTCCAGACGCGCACGGCCTTCCAGGTCACCGAGGTTGCCTCCGGCTTCAACAGGCCCTGGGCCATCGCCTTCCTGCCGGACCAGCGCATGCTGGTGACGGAGAAGCCGACCGGCGCGCTCTACATCGTCACGCCCGAGGGCAAGAAGTCACCGGCCGTCGCGGGACTGCCGCGCGTGGATGGGCGTGGCCAGGGAGGCCTGCTCGACGTGGAGGTGGGGCCCGACTACGCCCAGAGCCGCCTCATCTACTGGACCTATTACGAGCCCCGCGAGGGCGGCAATGGCCTGGCGGTGGCGCGCGCGCGGCTCGTGGACGGCGCGAAGCCTCGCGTGGAGGGCCTGAAGATCATCTTCCGCATGCAACCCACGCTGGAGTCGACGCTGCACGCGGGCGGACGCCTCGTATTCACACCCGACAGCAAGCTGCTCGTCATGCTCGGTGAGCGCTCCATCCTCGCTGGCCGGGTCCA
Proteins encoded:
- a CDS encoding PQQ-dependent sugar dehydrogenase → MRALMKSVGLAAVLSGLGLAHGQTASPPSGQSGNLAPGRAEGSQQSVPRQGPNPTGAPVETAPPNVPEFKPAFPGQTRAPAVQTRTAFQVTEVASGFNRPWAIAFLPDQRMLVTEKPTGALYIVTPEGKKSPAVAGLPRVDGRGQGGLLDVEVGPDYAQSRLIYWTYYEPREGGNGLAVARARLVDGAKPRVEGLKIIFRMQPTLESTLHAGGRLVFTPDSKLLVMLGERSILAGRVQARDLKSHFGKIVRINPDGSVPKDNPFLGNKEARPEIWSLGHRNILSAALDAQQRLWIVEMGPRGGDELNRPEAGKDYGWPTIGYGEEYSGKRIHESTQGPGMEQPVYYWDPVISPSGMTIYSGDLFPEWRDNVFIGGLSSQALVRLVMKDDRVVGEERLLTDLDARIREVVQGPEGALYVLTDDSDGKLLKLTPR